A genome region from Veillonellaceae bacterium includes the following:
- a CDS encoding mechanosensitive ion channel family protein, whose amino-acid sequence MYEYTTPDFWIISGNKAIRIILIILVASIFLKVLNLIVSRVFFPNFSHTAFRFDEKRARTFSQLFQSIARYIIYFFAIILILQEFHIDTTSLIAGAGIIGLAVGIGAQSLIRDFVTGFFVILEDQYAVGDYVVIGDMAGIVEEIGFRVTKLRDGNGVLHIIPHGAITRISNHTRGHMVATVNVSVSYQADIDKVLALLNNACSEIEQAMPEVLEGPKVVGVVDLRPGEVIIRITAKTVPLQQTKVETALRYKIKLLFDDAAIPLPTTSLIR is encoded by the coding sequence ATGTATGAATATACGACCCCGGACTTTTGGATAATATCCGGAAATAAAGCTATCAGGATTATACTTATAATTTTGGTAGCAAGCATTTTTCTAAAGGTTTTAAATCTGATTGTCAGCAGGGTGTTCTTCCCTAATTTCAGTCATACAGCCTTCCGCTTTGACGAAAAGCGCGCAAGAACCTTTAGTCAACTGTTTCAAAGTATTGCGAGGTATATAATCTATTTTTTCGCTATTATATTGATTCTGCAGGAATTTCACATTGATACTACCTCGCTTATCGCAGGCGCCGGTATCATCGGGTTAGCTGTCGGTATCGGCGCTCAAAGTCTGATAAGAGATTTTGTTACCGGATTCTTCGTGATTTTGGAAGATCAATATGCTGTCGGCGATTATGTTGTAATCGGTGATATGGCCGGAATCGTGGAGGAAATTGGTTTTCGCGTTACCAAGCTGCGCGATGGCAACGGCGTCCTGCATATAATTCCGCACGGCGCTATTACGCGAATTAGCAACCATACAAGGGGCCATATGGTTGCAACGGTAAATGTTTCGGTATCATACCAAGCTGATATTGACAAAGTGCTGGCGCTTTTAAACAATGCCTGCAGCGAAATAGAACAAGCTATGCCTGAAGTGCTTGAAGGGCCTAAGGTAGTCGGTGTTGTTGATTTGCGGCCAGGTGAGGTAATCATTCGAATTACCGCTAAAACTGTGCCCTTGCAGCAAACAAAGGTTGAAACGGCGCTGCGGTATAAGATAAAATTATTATTTGATGACGCAGCAATTCCGCTGCCAACGACATCACTAATCAGGTAA